The following proteins come from a genomic window of Peromyscus eremicus chromosome 23, PerEre_H2_v1, whole genome shotgun sequence:
- the LOC131898581 gene encoding Y-linked testis-specific protein 1-like, with product MKPRRRKIATRQWTKSAVAHRTRSTAIRKMTPKKRGRPPLQNQKRDKPSQALENIVGCRISHGWKEGNEPVTHWKAIVLDQLPTNPSLSLVKYDGIDCVYGLELHSNQRILQLKILPQKVSFAQVRGIHLASIIVGRAVEHEFEGKNGSQDEWRGVVLAQVPIAKAWFYIAYERDPVLYMYPLLDDYIGGNLHIIPECPQAEVMSEADSNVLIGQCVRYSQGDGTKKIGRIIHQVLAEPPTHFIKFNDDTHIYVYDLGEKRSFKVKFTNVVKGNFMELDRGLVHHHHGGGERSNTHSTGAAAQNYILLIGLWCGMSF from the exons ATGAAGCCCAGGCGTAGAAAGATAGCCACAAGGCAATGGACCAAGAGTGCTGTGGCCCACCGCACTAGGTCTACAGCCATAAGGAAGATGACTCCAAAAAAGAGGGGCAGGCCACCTCTCCAGAATCAGAAGAGAGACAAGCCTTCCCAGGCCCTGGAGAACATTGTCGGCTGCAGAATTTCTCATGGATGGAAAGAAGGTAATGAGCCAGTCACCCACTGGAAGGCCATTGTTCTAGATCAACTGCCGACaaatccctctctctctttggtgaAGTACGATGGAATTGATTGTGTCTATGGACTGGAGCTTCACAGCAACCAAAGGATTTTACAGCTtaagatcctgcctcagaaagTGTCATTCGCTCAAGTGAGAGGCATCCACCTCGCAAGCATCATAGTTGGCAGAGCAGTGGAGCATGAATTTGAGGGCAAAAATGGCTCTCAGGATGAGTGGAGGGGGGTGGTCCTAGCTCAGGTGCCCATCGCCAAGGCCTGGTTTTACATTGCCTATGAGAGAGATCCGGTCTTGTACATGTACCCACTCCTGGATGATTACATTGGCGGTAACCTCCACATCATACCCGAGTGTCCGCAGGCAGAGGTGATGTCAGAAGCAGACAGCAATGTCTTGATAGGTCAATGTGTGCGGTACTCCCAAGGTGATGGAACCAAAAAGATTGGCAGGATCATTCACCAAGTTCTAGCCGAACCTCCCACGCATTTCATCAAGTTCAATGATGACACCCATATCTACGTCTatgatttgggggaaaaaagatcCTTTAAAGTGAAATTCACAAA TGTAGTAAAAGGGAACTTCATGGAGCTGGATAGGGGTTTGGTCCACCACCATCATGGCGGCGGGGAGCGCAGTAACACTCAtagcactggagcagcagctcagAACTACATCCTGCTCATAGGACTCTGGtgtggcatgagcttttga